In the Dioscorea cayenensis subsp. rotundata cultivar TDr96_F1 chromosome 12, TDr96_F1_v2_PseudoChromosome.rev07_lg8_w22 25.fasta, whole genome shotgun sequence genome, one interval contains:
- the LOC120273498 gene encoding 1,4-dihydroxy-2-naphthoyl-CoA thioesterase 1-like isoform X1: MINMIGEKQPSPASITAKLDRTLHAIGFQYELVSPERIVGRLLVTETCCQPFDVLSGGVSALMAESMASLGAYVSSGFKRVAGVQLATNHLRAVLLADVVEAEARPIQAGKTIQVWEVHIWKIEPTTAVKKVLVSTSRVTLLCNRQAPEDLKGYEQTVKSFAKL; encoded by the exons ATGATAAACATGATTGGAGAGAAACAACCATCTCCGGCATCAATCACGGCAAAGCTAGACCGGACACTCCATGCAATTGGCTTCCAATATGAGCTCGTCTCACCAGAGAGAATCGTTGGACGTCTACTAGTCACTGAGACTTGTTGCCAG CCATTTGACGTGCTGAGTGGAGGAGTATCAGCTCTGATGGCCGAGTCCATGGCCAGCTTAGGAGCCTATGTATCGTCCGGCTTTAAAAGGGTCGCCGGTGTTCAGCTTGCTACCAACCATCTCAGGGCAGTTTTGCTTGCCGACGTTGTGGAAGCCGAGGCCAGGCCTATCCAAGCAGGCAAAACCATTcag GTATGGGAGGTTCATATTTGGAAGATTGAACCTACAACAGCAGTGAAGAAAGTATTGGTATCAACATCCAGGGTTACTCTACTATGCAACAGACAAGCACCAGAGGATCTCAAAGGATATGAACAGACAGTCAAGAGTTTTGCGAAGctttga
- the LOC120274067 gene encoding auxin-responsive protein IAA4-like isoform X1 produces MGDANSSPSSSIDSSSHPVLSTTSSFSRPIYGDLSTDLRLGLSISSSPLLDETCSNSREQASDWPPIKQLLRTALEEKINKKNQDCCFFVKVYMEGLPIGRKLDLFSVHSYDCLVKTLSRMFKTTILCSDVAAQVSSSDNIHFLTYEDKEGDWMMVGDVPWEYACMLNLFYHYNLFFIISLRF; encoded by the exons ATGGGAGATGCAAACAGCTCTCCTTCCTCTTCCATAGACAGTAGTAGCCACCCTGTTCTCTCAACCACTTCATCCTTCTCCAGGCCAATCTACGGAGACTTGAGCACTGATTTAAGGCTAGGACTCAGCATATCATCTTCCCCTTTGCTTGATGAAACTTGTTCGAACTCAAG GGAGCAAGCCTCTGATTGGCCACCAATCAAACAACTTCTCAGGACTGCTCTTGAggagaaaataaacaagaaaaaccagGACTGCTGCTTCTTTGTTAAGGTCTACATGGAAGGACTTCCAATTGGCCGTAAACTAGACTTGTTCTCTGTACACAGCTATGATTGCCTTGTAAAGACCCTTAGCAGAATGTTCAAGACCACCATTCTTT GCTCTGATGTTGCAGCACAAGTGTCTTCCAGTGACAATATTCATTTTCTCACTTATGAAGACAAGGAAGGAGATTGGATGATGGTTGGAGATGTCCCTTGGgagtatgcatgcatgcttaaTTTGTTCTATCAttataaccttttttttataatttccttaagattttaa
- the LOC120273499 gene encoding hydrophobic protein LTI6B, with product MASEGTANCIDILLAIILPPLGVFLKFGCHSEFWICLLLTILGYLPGIIYAIYAITK from the exons atggCAAGTGAAGGCACAGCCAATTGCATAGACATACTCCTGGCCATCATTCTCCCTCCTCTTGGTGTTTTCCTCAAGTTTGGTTGCCAT TCTGAGTTCTGGATCTGTTTGTTGCTCACCATCTTGGGTTACCTTCCTGGCATCATCTATGCCATCTACGCCATCACcaagtaa
- the LOC120274067 gene encoding auxin-responsive protein IAA4-like isoform X2 encodes MGDANSSPSSSIDSSSHPVLSTTSSFSRPIYGDLSTDLRLGLSISSSPLLDETCSNSREQASDWPPIKQLLRTALEEKINKKNQDCCFFVKVYMEGLPIGRKLDLFSVHSYDCLVKTLSRMFKTTILCSDVAAQVSSSDNIHFLTYEDKEGDWMMVGDVPWEMFLTSVKRLKITKVVD; translated from the exons ATGGGAGATGCAAACAGCTCTCCTTCCTCTTCCATAGACAGTAGTAGCCACCCTGTTCTCTCAACCACTTCATCCTTCTCCAGGCCAATCTACGGAGACTTGAGCACTGATTTAAGGCTAGGACTCAGCATATCATCTTCCCCTTTGCTTGATGAAACTTGTTCGAACTCAAG GGAGCAAGCCTCTGATTGGCCACCAATCAAACAACTTCTCAGGACTGCTCTTGAggagaaaataaacaagaaaaaccagGACTGCTGCTTCTTTGTTAAGGTCTACATGGAAGGACTTCCAATTGGCCGTAAACTAGACTTGTTCTCTGTACACAGCTATGATTGCCTTGTAAAGACCCTTAGCAGAATGTTCAAGACCACCATTCTTT GCTCTGATGTTGCAGCACAAGTGTCTTCCAGTGACAATATTCATTTTCTCACTTATGAAGACAAGGAAGGAGATTGGATGATGGTTGGAGATGTCCCTTGGga GATGTTTCTAACCAGTGTTAAGAGACTAAAGATAACCAAGGTTGTTGATTAG
- the LOC120273495 gene encoding chitinase 10-like, which yields MLIFIFLAFSFLLTTPATICAEAARLPYGHAAHISSIISEELYNKMFLHKDDNACPAKGFYPYASFIKATRCFPKFGNTGDLNTTKREVAAFLAQISHETTGGWATAPDGPYAWGLCFKEEVSPSSDYCDSTNKQWPCSPGKSYKGRGPIQLSWNYNYGPAGRALGFDGLGNPDIVANNSDIAFKTALWFWMTPRDPKPSCHDVMVGRYRPTKADLAANRTGGFGLVTNIINGGLECGIPNDARVNDRIGFYERYAGLLGVDVGPNLDCANQKSF from the exons ATgttgatcttcattttcttagCCTTTTCTTTTCTACTAACAACTCCGGCGACAATATGCGCCGAGGCTGCTCGTCTTCCTTATGGTCATGCTGCTCATATATCATCCATAATCTCAGAGGAGCTCTACAACAAGATGTTCTTGCATAAAGATGATAATGCCTGCCCAGCCAAAGGGTTCTATCCTTATGCCTCCTTTATCAAAGCCACCAGATGCTTCCCCAAGTTTGGAAACACTGGTGACTTGAACACCACAAAGAGAGAAGTTGCAGCTTTCCTTGCCCAGATCTCCCATGAAACAACAG GAGGATGGGCAACAGCACCAGATGGTCCTTATGCATGGGGACTGTGCTTTAAGGAGGAGGTCAGCCCATCCAGTGATTACTGTGACTCCACAAACAAGCAGTGGCCCTGCTCTCCTGGCAAGTCCTACAAAGGCAGAGGCCCTATCCAGCTCTCCTG GAATTACAATTATGGGCCAGCAGGGCGGGCTTTGGGCTTTGATGGGCTTGGGAACCCGGACATTGTGGCTAATAACTCGGACATCGCTTTCAAGACTGCCTTGTGGTTTTGGATGACGCCACGTGACCCGAAGCCATCGTGTCACGATGTGATGGTGGGCCGATACCGGCCCACGAAAGCCGATTTGGCTGCGAACCGGACCGGTGGGTTCGGTCTAGTGACCAACATTATAAACGGTGGGCTCGAGTGTGGAATTCCAAATGACGCCCGGGTTAACGATCGCATCGGTTTTTATGAACGGTATGCTGGTTTACTCGGTGTCGATGTGGGCCCCAATCTTGACTGTGCCAATCAGAAGTCgttttaa
- the LOC120273039 gene encoding probable WRKY transcription factor 47: MERHREMELLHSGEYSGSDPGGSSRRDIIEEVDFFSKSRLRDEAAGLQPEIPNSSPPPPPPPGEPSINTGLNLLTMNSGGSQQHEVEEKMKNSSSSSSNINNNKLLALQAELDRLGDENRKLRSMLDHLMKNYNDLQNQLLLAMQQQARKAAEDGQKENKNDVQSPAPITARQFMDPGPACMQDTEDPSKSGEGEEEQSPLRNHPHEHGIVSLAKRRLPMDSIPSEQTSPSWGTSKSPKQVPERTTDQSSELACRKARVSVRARSDAPMISDGCQWRKYGQKMAKGNPCPRAYYRCTMAAGCSVRKQVQRCAEDKTILITTYEGNHNHPLPPAAMAMANTTTAAATMLLSGSTSSKDSLTNPTNGFYQPMPYASTMATLSASAPFPTITLDLTQPPGPLQIHRQQTPATPFPLTLPMYMPQKVPGLVVPPGLQFGQQQPSSVMDTVTAAIASDPNFTSALAAAIKSIISTPRSPNAATTATNGPSTPPAAAAALHAFPGSPQFPQSCTTFSTNTN; the protein is encoded by the exons ATGGAGAGGCATAGAGAAATGGAACTCTTGCACTCCGGTGAGTACTCCGGCAGCGACCCCGGTGGTTCTTCTCGTCGAGACATCATCGAAGAGGTGGATTTCTTCTCTAAGAGCCGCCTAAGAGATGAGGCTGCCGGCCTGCAGCCGGAGATACCCAACagttctcctcctcctcctcctcctcccggCGAGCCTTCCATCAAC ACGGGGTTGAATCTGCTAACCATGAATTCCGGTGGCAGTCAGCAGCAtgaagtggaagagaagatgaagaacagTAGTAGCAGTAGCAGCAACATCAATAATAACAAG TTGTTAGCACTTCAAGCTGAGTTAGATCGGTTGGGAGATGAAAACCGGAAGCTGAGGAGCATGCTTGATCATCTCATGAAGAACTACAATGATCTACAAAACCAGCTTCTTCTTGCCATGCAACAACAAGCTCGCAAGGCTGCAGAAGATGGCCAA AAGGAGAACAAGAATGACGTGCAAAGTCCAGCACCGATAACTGCTCGACAATTCATGGATCCTGGTCCTGCCTGCATGCAAGACACAGAAGACCCTTCAAAGTCTGGTGAGGGTGAAGAAGAGCAATCACCATTGAGAAACCATCCTCATGAACATGGAATAGTTTCATTGGCCAAGAGACGTCTCCCTATGGACTCCATCCCCTCTGAACAAACTTCTCCAAGTTGGGGAACCAGCAAGAGCCCCAAACAAGTCCCAGAAAGAACCACTGATCAATCATCTGAGCTCGCATGTCGCAAAGCTAGAGTCTCCGTCCGTGCTCGCTCTGATGCACCAATG ATAAGTGATGGATGCCAATGGAGGAAATATGGTCAGAAGATGGCAAAAGGCAACCCTTGTCCTCGTGCTTACTACCGTTGTACCATGGCAGCTGGTTGCTCAGTTCGAAAGCAG GTGCAGAGATGTGCTGAGGATAAAACAATCTTGATCACAACATATGAAGGTAACCACAACCATCCATTACCTCCAGCAGCCATGGCCATGGCCAATACAACCACGGCGGCTGCTACGATGCTCCTCTCAGGCTCTACATCAAGCAAGGACTCTCTCACAAACCCTACTAATGGCTTTTACCAACCAATGCCTTATGCTTCAACAATGGCCACCCTGTCAGCATCTGCCCCGTTCCCGACGATCACTCTTGACCTTACACAACCACCAGGTCCTCTGCAGATCCACCGGCAGCAGACTCCGGCAACACCATTCCCTTTGACATTGCCAATGTACATGCCACAGAAGGTGCCTGGCTTGGTGGTGCCACCAGGGTTGCAGTTTGGCCAGCAGCAGCCATCTTCAGTGATGGATACTGTCACTGCTGCAATAGCATCAGACCCAAACTTCACATCAGCATTGGCAGCTGCCATCAAGTCCATCATCAGTACTCCTAGAAGCCCTAATGCTGCTACTACTGCTACCAATGGCCCTAGTACTCctcctgctgctgctgctgctcttCATGCATTCCCTGGATCCCCTCAGTTTCCACAATCTTGCACCACCTTTTCTACAAACACTAACTAA
- the LOC120273496 gene encoding uncharacterized protein LOC120273496 isoform X3 has protein sequence MATLISSSPLALWKRATPSRPPARRRNPPPFLCCKLNSREHAPVLGSERLDHLGLLSHSSVSPPVRAPELLPGPELGLLSVLFVLTAVVGSFFTLTIISFPAKNAFRRLKVSSEKLSKVVSEEVPGTLSSLRLSGMEINDLTSKLSNLRNILSGRQHRKKERTDRRSSRGGRRINN, from the exons ATGGCGACTCTGATCTCCTCGTCTCCGCTGGCGCTATGGAAGCGGGCCACCCCTTCCCGGCCGCCGGCTCGCCGGAGAAATCCACCGCCGTTCCTCTGCTGCAAGCTCAATTCGCGAGAACACGCGCCAGTTCTAGGGTCTGAGAGGTTGGATCATCTGGGTCTTCTCTCCCATTCTTCCGTGTCTCCTCCCGTTAGAGCTCCAGAGCTTCTTCCCGGCCCGGAACTAGGGCTTCTCTCCGTTCTATTCGTTCTCACTGCG GTTGTAGGATCATTTTTCACATTGACCATCATCTCCTTTCCTGCAAAGAAC GCCTTTAGAAGGTTGAAAGTATCAAGTGAGAAATTGTCCAAAGTAGTATCTGAAGAAGTACCGGGCACTTTATCTTCTCTAAGACTATCTGGAATGGAGATTAACGATTTGACTTCTAAATTGAGCAATCTAAG GAACATATTATCTGGAAGGCAgcacagaaagaaagaaagaacagaCAGGCGAAGCTCTCGTGGAGGAAGAA GGATAAATAATTAG
- the LOC120273846 gene encoding aspartic proteinase-like: MGQKFLLLFVGLWFLSCSLLLHASSSDGLLRIKLKKKKFDLESLVALKVARKEYNLHKKYGSKPNLLNSDADIIPLKNYLDAQYYGEIGIGSPPQKFTVVFDTGSSNLWVPSSKCYFSLPCYFHPKYKSSKSSTYTANGKTCKITYGSGSISGYFSEDNVLVGDLVVKDQVFIEATREAALVFLLAKFDGILGLGFQEISVGNFPPIWSTMADQNLIDEKIFSFWLNRNADDEDGGELVFGGVDPQHFKGNHSYVPISRKGYWQFDMGDILISGYSTGYCAGGCAAIADSGTSLLAGPTTIVTEVNHAIGAQGVISAECKEVVKEYGDIIIEMLIAQTRPDKICSQIGLCLFDGSQYVGTGIESVVGKSEKEQSSANSDIFCTACEMAVVWMQNQLRMNETKELILKYANQLCEKLPSPMGESTVDCDKIAEMPDISFTIGSKTFTLTPEQYVLKVEELGVTQCLSGFMAFDVPPPRGPLWVLGDVFMGAYHTVFDFGNERIGFAEAA; this comes from the exons ATGGGGCAgaaatttcttttgttgttcGTCGGTTTGTGGTTTTTGTCCTGCTCCTTGCTTCTCCATGCTTCTTCATCTGATGGCTTACTGAGAatcaagttgaagaagaagaaatttgatCTTGAATCTTTGGTAGCATTAAAAGTAGCTAGGAAAGAGTACAATCTCCATAAAAAATATGGCTCTAAACCTAATTTGCTTAACTCTGATGCTGATATAATACCTTTGAAGAACTATTTAGATGCTCAGTACTATGGAGAAATTGGTATTGGCTCACCACCACAGAAATTTACTGTTGTATTTGACACTGGTAGCTCTAATCTTTGGGTTCCATCGTCAAAGTGCTACTTTTCT CTTCCATGCTATTTCCATCCTAAATATAAGTCTTCAAAATCAAGCACCTATACAGCAAATG GAAAGACATGCAAGATTACTTATGGTTCTGGTTCAATATCTGGTTACTTCAGCGAGGATAATGTGCTAGTCGGCGACCTTGTTGTTAAAGATCAA gttttcattgaggcaacacgTGAGGCAGCTCTCGTTTTCTTATTGGCAAAGTTCGATGGCATTCTTGGACTTGGCTTTCAGGAAATTTCCGTCGGGAACTTTCCACCGATTTG GTCTACCATGGCTGATCAGAATTTAATTGATGAGAAAATTTTCTCGTTCTGGCTCAACCGAAATGCAGACGATGAAGATGGAGGTGAGCTTGTATTCGGTGGTGTTGATCCCCAGCATTTCAAAGGCAATCACAGTTATGTTCCTATCAGTCGCAAAGGATACTggcag TTTGACATGGGGGATATTCTTATATCAGGCTATTCAACTG ggtATTGTGCTGGAGGGTGTGCTGCAATTGCAGACTCCGGAACATCATTGTTGGCAGGACCAACT ACTATCGTGACTGAAGTGAACCACGCAATAGGTGCACAAGGGGTCATCAGTGCAGAATGTAAAGAAGTTGTCAAAGAATACGGTGATATAATAATTGAAATGTTAATAGCACAG ACACGGCCTGATAAGATCTGCAGCCAGATTGGTTTGTGCCTTTTCGATGGATCTCAGTATGTTGG CACGGGCATTGAGAGTGTAGTCGGTAAATCAGAGAAAGAACAGTCATCGGCTAATTCAGATATTTTTTGTACTGCTTGTGAGATGGCTGTTGTGTGGATGCAAAATCAGCTGAGGATGAATGAAACTAAGGAGTTGATACTGAAGTATGCCAACCAG ctatgtgaaaaactACCAAGCCCCATGGGAGAATCAACTGTTGATTGTGATAAGATAGCAGAAATGCCTGACATTTCATTCACAATTGGAAGCAAGACCTTTACTCTTACTCCAGAACAG TATGTGCTGAAAGTTGAGGAACTAGGAGTAACTCAATGTTTAAGTGGATTTATGGCATTCGATGTTCCTCCACCGCGCGGCCCCCTCTG GGTTCTTGGAGATGTTTTCATGGGTGCCTATCACACAGTCTTTGACTTTGGCAATGAGCGAATAGGATTTGCGGAGGCTGCTTAA
- the LOC120273498 gene encoding 1,4-dihydroxy-2-naphthoyl-CoA thioesterase 1-like isoform X2, whose protein sequence is MINMIGEKQPSPASITAKLDRTLHAIGFQYELVSPERIVGRLLVTETCCQPFDVLSGGVSALMAESMASLGAYVSSGFKRVAGVQLATNHLRAVLLADVVEAEARPIQAGKTIQYLLPQQLKTLNTNGITTNFIWKLF, encoded by the exons ATGATAAACATGATTGGAGAGAAACAACCATCTCCGGCATCAATCACGGCAAAGCTAGACCGGACACTCCATGCAATTGGCTTCCAATATGAGCTCGTCTCACCAGAGAGAATCGTTGGACGTCTACTAGTCACTGAGACTTGTTGCCAG CCATTTGACGTGCTGAGTGGAGGAGTATCAGCTCTGATGGCCGAGTCCATGGCCAGCTTAGGAGCCTATGTATCGTCCGGCTTTAAAAGGGTCGCCGGTGTTCAGCTTGCTACCAACCATCTCAGGGCAGTTTTGCTTGCCGACGTTGTGGAAGCCGAGGCCAGGCCTATCCAAGCAGGCAAAACCATTcag TATCTTTTACCACAGCAACTCAAGACATTAAACACAAATGGAATTACAACAAATTTCATTTGGAAGTTGTTTTAA
- the LOC120273496 gene encoding uncharacterized protein LOC120273496 isoform X2: MATLISSSPLALWKRATPSRPPARRRNPPPFLCCKLNSREHAPVLGSERLDHLGLLSHSSVSPPVRAPELLPGPELGLLSVLFVLTAVVGSFFTLTIISFPAKNAFRRLKVSSEKLSKVVSEEVPGTLSSLRLSGMEINDLTSKLSNLRNILSGRQHRKKERTDRRSSRGGRSKSTTDTG, translated from the exons ATGGCGACTCTGATCTCCTCGTCTCCGCTGGCGCTATGGAAGCGGGCCACCCCTTCCCGGCCGCCGGCTCGCCGGAGAAATCCACCGCCGTTCCTCTGCTGCAAGCTCAATTCGCGAGAACACGCGCCAGTTCTAGGGTCTGAGAGGTTGGATCATCTGGGTCTTCTCTCCCATTCTTCCGTGTCTCCTCCCGTTAGAGCTCCAGAGCTTCTTCCCGGCCCGGAACTAGGGCTTCTCTCCGTTCTATTCGTTCTCACTGCG GTTGTAGGATCATTTTTCACATTGACCATCATCTCCTTTCCTGCAAAGAAC GCCTTTAGAAGGTTGAAAGTATCAAGTGAGAAATTGTCCAAAGTAGTATCTGAAGAAGTACCGGGCACTTTATCTTCTCTAAGACTATCTGGAATGGAGATTAACGATTTGACTTCTAAATTGAGCAATCTAAG GAACATATTATCTGGAAGGCAgcacagaaagaaagaaagaacagaCAGGCGAAGCTCTCGTGGAGGAAGAAGTAAATCTACAACTGATACT GGATAA
- the LOC120273496 gene encoding uncharacterized protein LOC120273496 isoform X1, whose translation MATLISSSPLALWKRATPSRPPARRRNPPPFLCCKLNSREHAPVLGSERLDHLGLLSHSSVSPPVRAPELLPGPELGLLSVLFVLTAVVGSFFTLTIISFPAKNAFRRLKVSSEKLSKVVSEEVPGTLSSLRLSGMEINDLTSKLSNLRNILSGRQHRKKERTDRRSSRGGRSKSTTDTAWPRLPQRRQAKLP comes from the exons ATGGCGACTCTGATCTCCTCGTCTCCGCTGGCGCTATGGAAGCGGGCCACCCCTTCCCGGCCGCCGGCTCGCCGGAGAAATCCACCGCCGTTCCTCTGCTGCAAGCTCAATTCGCGAGAACACGCGCCAGTTCTAGGGTCTGAGAGGTTGGATCATCTGGGTCTTCTCTCCCATTCTTCCGTGTCTCCTCCCGTTAGAGCTCCAGAGCTTCTTCCCGGCCCGGAACTAGGGCTTCTCTCCGTTCTATTCGTTCTCACTGCG GTTGTAGGATCATTTTTCACATTGACCATCATCTCCTTTCCTGCAAAGAAC GCCTTTAGAAGGTTGAAAGTATCAAGTGAGAAATTGTCCAAAGTAGTATCTGAAGAAGTACCGGGCACTTTATCTTCTCTAAGACTATCTGGAATGGAGATTAACGATTTGACTTCTAAATTGAGCAATCTAAG GAACATATTATCTGGAAGGCAgcacagaaagaaagaaagaacagaCAGGCGAAGCTCTCGTGGAGGAAGAAGTAAATCTACAACTGATACT GCCTGGCCTCGGCTTCCACAACGTCGGCAAGCAAAACTGCCCTGA
- the LOC120273378 gene encoding rubredoxin, which yields MASSSSFTASRPTFPFPHLPLLHPTTKPSKVCSFPALSIKKPHLLSFKPTTISSVDVSKEDKPLSEPESLEKEKENKEELEELEEQSSNLDPRRLEEKFAVLNTGIYECRSCGYRYDEAAGDPSYPIPPGFLFGKLPEDWRCPTCGAAKSFFESKSVEIAGFAQNQQFGLGTNTLTSGQKALLIYGGLLLGFIFFLSGYFLQ from the coding sequence atggcttcttcttcttctttcactGCTTCAAGGCCTACCTTCCCCTTCCCCCATCTTCCCCTTCTCCATCCCACCACCAAACCATCCAAAGTTTGCAGCTTTCCAGCTCTCAGTATAAAAAAACCTCACCTTTTGTCTTTCAAACCCACCACCATCTCCTCCGTTGATGTCTCCAAAGAAGATAAACCCCTTTCAGAGCCTGAGTCATTggaaaaggagaaggagaacAAGGAGGAGTTGGAGGAGTTGGAGGAGCAAAGCAGCAACCTTGACCCTCGTCGGTTAGAGGAGAAGTTCGCCGTGCTAAACACCGGCATCTACGAGTGCCGCTCCTGTGGGTACCGCTACGACGAAGCCGCCGGGGACCCTTCCTACCCTATCCCCCCTGGATTCCTGTTCGGAAAGCTCCCTGAAGACTGGCGTTGCCCAACGTGCGGCGCTGCCAAGTCCTTCTTCGAGAGCAAGAGCGTTGAGATCGCTGGATTCGCTCAAAACCAACAGTTTGGTCTCGGCACCAATACTCTCACTTCAGGCCAGAAGGCTTTGCTCATCTACGGTGGTCTTTTGCTTGGCTTTATCTTCTTCCTCTCTGGATATTTCTTGCAATAA
- the LOC120274067 gene encoding auxin-responsive protein IAA4-like isoform X3, translated as MGDANSSPSSSIDSSSHPVLSTTSSFSRPIYGDLSTDLRLGLSISSSPLLDETCSNSREQASDWPPIKQLLRTALEEKINKKNQDCCFFVKVYMEGLPIGRKLDLFSVHSYDCLVKTLSRMFKTTILSQVSSSDNIHFLTYEDKEGDWMMVGDVPWEYACMLNLFYHYNLFFIISLRF; from the exons ATGGGAGATGCAAACAGCTCTCCTTCCTCTTCCATAGACAGTAGTAGCCACCCTGTTCTCTCAACCACTTCATCCTTCTCCAGGCCAATCTACGGAGACTTGAGCACTGATTTAAGGCTAGGACTCAGCATATCATCTTCCCCTTTGCTTGATGAAACTTGTTCGAACTCAAG GGAGCAAGCCTCTGATTGGCCACCAATCAAACAACTTCTCAGGACTGCTCTTGAggagaaaataaacaagaaaaaccagGACTGCTGCTTCTTTGTTAAGGTCTACATGGAAGGACTTCCAATTGGCCGTAAACTAGACTTGTTCTCTGTACACAGCTATGATTGCCTTGTAAAGACCCTTAGCAGAATGTTCAAGACCACCATTCTTT CACAAGTGTCTTCCAGTGACAATATTCATTTTCTCACTTATGAAGACAAGGAAGGAGATTGGATGATGGTTGGAGATGTCCCTTGGgagtatgcatgcatgcttaaTTTGTTCTATCAttataaccttttttttataatttccttaagattttaa
- the LOC120274067 gene encoding auxin-responsive protein IAA4-like isoform X4 → MGDANSSPSSSIDSSSHPVLSTTSSFSRPIYGDLSTDLRLGLSISSSPLLDETCSNSREQASDWPPIKQLLRTALEEKINKKNQDCCFFVKVYMEGLPIGRKLDLFSVHSYDCLVKTLSRMFKTTILSQVSSSDNIHFLTYEDKEGDWMMVGDVPWEMFLTSVKRLKITKVVD, encoded by the exons ATGGGAGATGCAAACAGCTCTCCTTCCTCTTCCATAGACAGTAGTAGCCACCCTGTTCTCTCAACCACTTCATCCTTCTCCAGGCCAATCTACGGAGACTTGAGCACTGATTTAAGGCTAGGACTCAGCATATCATCTTCCCCTTTGCTTGATGAAACTTGTTCGAACTCAAG GGAGCAAGCCTCTGATTGGCCACCAATCAAACAACTTCTCAGGACTGCTCTTGAggagaaaataaacaagaaaaaccagGACTGCTGCTTCTTTGTTAAGGTCTACATGGAAGGACTTCCAATTGGCCGTAAACTAGACTTGTTCTCTGTACACAGCTATGATTGCCTTGTAAAGACCCTTAGCAGAATGTTCAAGACCACCATTCTTT CACAAGTGTCTTCCAGTGACAATATTCATTTTCTCACTTATGAAGACAAGGAAGGAGATTGGATGATGGTTGGAGATGTCCCTTGGga GATGTTTCTAACCAGTGTTAAGAGACTAAAGATAACCAAGGTTGTTGATTAG